The Haemophilus parainfluenzae genome window below encodes:
- the ribA gene encoding GTP cyclohydrolase II has product MSKIQLVAQANLPTEYGIFKMVGFEFPDTKKEHVALVMGDISNQDEPVLARIHSECLTGDALHSLKCDCGFQLAAALRQISEAGRGVLIYHREEGRGIGLINKIRAYSLQDQGMDTIEANLALGFKADERNFNVCADMFELLGVKQVRLMTNNPQKVETMKKAGINIVERVPLNVGENRYNTKYLDTKAKKMGHYIVHNNEEHLMTCPHCQEEVI; this is encoded by the coding sequence ATGTCAAAAATCCAACTGGTTGCTCAAGCCAATTTACCTACCGAATATGGCATATTTAAAATGGTCGGATTTGAATTTCCCGATACAAAAAAAGAACATGTCGCTTTAGTGATGGGTGATATTTCAAACCAAGATGAGCCTGTACTCGCCCGTATTCATTCTGAATGCTTAACGGGTGATGCGTTACACAGTTTAAAATGCGATTGTGGTTTCCAGCTTGCAGCCGCATTACGTCAAATTAGCGAAGCAGGTCGAGGTGTGTTGATCTATCATCGTGAAGAAGGTCGTGGCATTGGGTTAATTAACAAAATTCGTGCTTATTCATTACAAGATCAAGGCATGGATACGATTGAAGCCAACCTTGCATTAGGCTTTAAAGCTGATGAGCGTAACTTTAATGTGTGTGCCGATATGTTTGAATTATTAGGTGTGAAGCAAGTTCGCTTGATGACAAACAACCCGCAAAAAGTAGAAACCATGAAAAAAGCGGGAATTAATATCGTAGAACGTGTACCGTTGAATGTAGGTGAAAACCGTTACAATACGAAATATCTTGATACTAAAGCAAAAAAAATGGGCCATTATATTGTGCACAATAATGAAGAACATTTAATGACTTGCCCACATTGCCAAGAAGAAGTGATTTAA
- the queC gene encoding 7-cyano-7-deazaguanine synthase QueC, protein MNISNPNHNRKALVIFSGGQDSTTCLIQAIAEYGVENVETVTFQYSQRHAIELEKARWIVQDLGVKQTLIDTSFIKSITHNALMDANADIEQKDGELPNTFVDGRNALFLLYAAIYAKGQGINDIITGVCETDFSSYPDCRDVFIKSMNVTLNLAMDYPFNLKTPLMYLTKAQTWALADELGALDYVRQHTHTCYEGVEGGCGECPSCKLRDKGLQEYLATKAKA, encoded by the coding sequence ATGAATATTTCAAATCCTAATCACAATCGTAAAGCCCTTGTGATCTTCTCTGGTGGACAAGATTCAACAACCTGTTTAATTCAAGCCATCGCTGAATATGGCGTGGAAAATGTCGAAACCGTCACCTTTCAATACAGCCAACGTCATGCCATTGAATTAGAAAAAGCCCGTTGGATCGTTCAGGATCTCGGTGTAAAACAAACGTTGATTGATACGTCCTTCATCAAATCTATCACCCACAACGCCTTAATGGATGCAAACGCTGATATTGAGCAAAAAGACGGTGAATTACCTAATACCTTTGTGGATGGCCGAAATGCGCTCTTCTTATTATATGCGGCAATTTATGCAAAAGGACAAGGTATTAATGACATTATCACAGGCGTATGTGAAACAGATTTCAGTAGCTATCCGGATTGTCGCGATGTGTTTATCAAATCCATGAATGTCACCCTTAATTTAGCCATGGATTACCCATTCAATTTAAAAACACCGCTAATGTATCTCACCAAAGCACAAACCTGGGCATTAGCTGATGAATTAGGTGCGTTAGATTATGTTCGTCAGCATACTCACACTTGCTATGAAGGTGTTGAAGGTGGCTGTGGAGAATGCCCGAGCTGTAAATTGAGAGATAAAGGCTTGCAGGAATATTTAGCAACAAAAGCAAAAGCTTAG
- the parE gene encoding DNA topoisomerase IV subunit B, with protein MTTNYSAQEITVLKDLEPVQIRPSMYTDTTRPNHLAQEVIDNSVDEALAGFATKVKVILHADQSLEVIDNGRGMPVDIHPTEGVSGVEVILTKLHAGGKFSNKNYEFAGGLHGVGISVVNALSERVDIQVKRNGEVYKIAFENGTKVEELEVIGTCGRRTTGTTVHFKPNPKYFDSKNFSVSRLRHLLRAKAVLCSGLEIKFVDKVNNTEDVWCYQDGLSDYLTEAVNGFETLPEKPFVGEFKGSTEAVSWALLWLPEGGELIAESYVNLIPTVQGGTHVNGLRQGLLNAMTEYCEFRNKLPRGVKLTADDIWDRCAYILSLKMQDAQFAGQTKERLSSRQSAVFVAGVLKDAFSLWLNQNVQDADRLAEMAISSAQRRLNAAKKVVRKKLVSGPALPGKLADCASQNLEKTELFLVEGDSAGGSAKQARDREYQAILPLRGKILNTWEVASDQVLGSTEIHDIAVALGIDPDNEDLSQLRYGKVCILADADSDGLHIATLLCALFLRHFPKLVQDGHVYVAMPPLYRIDLGKEVFYALDENEKEAILERLKGKKGTLNVQRFKGLGEMDPSQLRETTMDPNTRRLVQLTYELGEDQGAETLELMDMLLAKKRAEDRKNWLQTNGDQVDLAV; from the coding sequence ATGACTACAAATTATTCTGCTCAAGAAATTACGGTTCTAAAAGATCTCGAACCAGTGCAAATTCGCCCCAGTATGTACACGGACACTACCCGTCCAAATCATCTTGCACAAGAAGTTATTGATAACAGTGTGGATGAAGCCCTTGCAGGTTTTGCCACCAAAGTTAAAGTGATTTTACACGCGGATCAATCGCTTGAAGTCATTGATAATGGACGCGGGATGCCAGTGGATATTCACCCGACTGAAGGAGTTTCTGGTGTGGAAGTCATCTTAACCAAGCTTCACGCTGGCGGTAAGTTCTCGAATAAAAACTATGAGTTTGCCGGTGGTTTACACGGGGTGGGGATTTCTGTCGTCAATGCCCTTTCTGAACGCGTAGATATTCAAGTTAAACGTAACGGTGAAGTGTATAAAATTGCCTTTGAAAATGGCACAAAAGTAGAAGAATTAGAAGTCATTGGGACTTGTGGCAGACGAACAACCGGCACCACCGTTCACTTCAAACCGAATCCAAAATATTTCGATAGCAAGAATTTTTCTGTTAGCCGTTTACGCCACTTATTACGTGCCAAAGCCGTACTTTGTTCAGGCTTAGAAATTAAATTTGTCGATAAAGTGAATAACACCGAAGATGTGTGGTGCTATCAAGATGGTTTATCCGATTACTTAACCGAAGCGGTAAATGGTTTTGAAACCTTGCCTGAAAAACCTTTTGTCGGTGAATTTAAAGGATCCACAGAAGCGGTAAGCTGGGCATTATTATGGTTACCTGAAGGTGGCGAGCTTATTGCTGAAAGCTATGTAAACTTGATTCCAACAGTACAAGGCGGAACACACGTAAATGGTCTTCGCCAAGGCTTGCTTAATGCCATGACTGAATATTGCGAATTCCGCAATAAATTACCACGCGGCGTGAAATTAACCGCAGACGACATTTGGGATCGCTGTGCTTACATTCTTTCACTCAAAATGCAAGATGCCCAATTTGCCGGCCAAACCAAAGAACGCTTATCTTCCCGTCAAAGTGCGGTCTTTGTTGCAGGTGTTTTAAAAGATGCCTTCAGTTTATGGTTGAATCAAAACGTACAAGATGCGGATCGCTTAGCTGAAATGGCCATTAGCTCTGCACAACGTCGTTTAAATGCAGCCAAAAAAGTCGTGCGTAAAAAATTAGTGAGTGGCCCTGCTCTACCGGGCAAATTAGCCGATTGTGCATCACAAAATTTAGAAAAAACCGAATTATTCTTAGTAGAAGGTGACTCTGCGGGCGGCTCAGCCAAACAGGCGCGAGATCGTGAATATCAAGCAATCCTACCATTGCGTGGAAAAATCTTAAATACTTGGGAAGTAGCCAGCGATCAGGTGCTTGGTTCAACGGAAATTCATGATATTGCTGTGGCGCTTGGTATCGATCCTGACAATGAAGACTTATCTCAGCTTCGTTACGGTAAAGTCTGTATTTTAGCCGATGCGGACTCTGATGGTTTGCATATTGCCACCCTACTTTGTGCACTCTTTTTACGTCATTTCCCGAAATTAGTGCAAGATGGGCACGTTTATGTGGCAATGCCACCACTCTATCGTATCGACTTAGGTAAAGAAGTCTTTTATGCCTTAGATGAAAACGAAAAAGAAGCGATTTTAGAACGCTTAAAAGGTAAAAAAGGTACCTTAAACGTACAACGATTCAAAGGTTTGGGTGAAATGGATCCGTCACAATTACGTGAAACCACCATGGATCCGAATACACGTCGTTTAGTTCAATTAACCTATGAGCTAGGCGAAGATCAAGGGGCAGAAACATTAGAATTAATGGATATGTTACTCGCCAAAAAACGAGCGGAAGATCGCAAAAATTGGTTACAAACCAATGGCGACCAAGTGGATTTAGCCGTTTAA
- the nirK gene encoding copper-containing nitrite reductase, which translates to MNEQRRDFFRNSALGLATITLGAGFSFIPSAQAEEKASNVAATAVENLPEIEAELTLAPNVPKPIERNYPAKVVVKLTALEQTMDLMDGVQFKFWTLNGSVPAPFIRVREGDMVEVQLSNSASSMMPHSIDFHAAAVPMGGAIASETPPTRTSTFQFRALRSGIYLYHCGSQPVDIHLAKGMYGLVLVEPKEGLPKVDREFYIMQSEFYTKGEFGDPGLQPFSMQKAIDERPEYVLFNGKVGATMDGNALKAKTGETIRLFVGNAGPNLCSSFHLIGAVFDNVYVEGGTLVNHNVQTTLIPSGSATMVETRIDVPGTYVFMDHSIFRAVNKGTMGHIVVEGEKNPNIYSGKLKDEAFKETNPQKPQPVPYEIDSHKGMDMGHSHHEHSDANSGATRK; encoded by the coding sequence ATGAACGAACAACGTCGAGATTTTTTTAGAAACAGCGCATTAGGCTTAGCAACGATTACATTAGGTGCAGGTTTTAGTTTCATTCCTTCTGCTCAAGCGGAAGAAAAAGCCTCAAATGTGGCAGCTACTGCAGTTGAAAATTTACCTGAGATTGAAGCAGAATTGACGCTCGCGCCCAATGTGCCAAAACCGATTGAACGTAACTATCCTGCAAAAGTCGTGGTAAAACTGACCGCACTTGAACAAACTATGGATTTAATGGATGGCGTGCAATTTAAATTTTGGACATTAAATGGTAGCGTGCCTGCGCCATTCATTCGTGTACGCGAAGGCGATATGGTGGAAGTTCAACTTTCCAACTCAGCGAGTTCAATGATGCCGCACAGTATCGATTTCCATGCTGCCGCTGTGCCAATGGGTGGTGCTATTGCGAGTGAAACGCCACCAACACGCACATCCACCTTCCAATTTAGAGCGTTACGTTCGGGGATTTATCTATACCACTGTGGCAGTCAACCTGTGGATATTCATCTTGCCAAGGGGATGTATGGTTTAGTTTTAGTTGAGCCAAAAGAAGGTTTACCAAAAGTGGATCGCGAATTTTACATTATGCAAAGTGAATTCTATACCAAAGGCGAGTTTGGTGATCCTGGCTTGCAACCATTCAGTATGCAAAAAGCCATTGATGAACGTCCTGAATATGTTCTCTTCAACGGTAAAGTCGGCGCAACCATGGATGGAAATGCTTTAAAAGCGAAAACCGGTGAAACCATTCGTCTATTCGTAGGAAATGCTGGGCCAAATTTATGTTCTTCTTTCCACTTGATTGGTGCGGTATTTGACAATGTATATGTGGAAGGCGGTACGCTTGTTAATCACAATGTTCAAACTACCTTGATTCCATCTGGCAGTGCCACCATGGTGGAAACTCGAATTGATGTACCGGGTACTTATGTCTTTATGGATCACTCCATTTTCCGCGCAGTAAATAAAGGCACAATGGGACATATTGTGGTTGAAGGTGAAAAAAATCCGAATATTTATTCTGGAAAACTAAAAGACGAAGCCTTTAAAGAAACTAACCCACAAAAACCACAACCCGTTCCTTACGAAATTGACAGTCACAAAGGAATGGATATGGGACATTCTCATCACGAACATTCTGATGCGAACTCCGGTGCAACAAGAAAATAA